From Fibrobacter sp. UWEL, a single genomic window includes:
- a CDS encoding glycoside hydrolase family 5 protein, whose amino-acid sequence MKKSLLGIASIVPVMMLAACSDDGSSTPAAQDPVVPGLSSGSTFVPGSSTTTGTIPVVVSSSSVAGQTVTPEPEENPADQPISADEKKDDGTSSVGSLTIGVTGVAEVGPLSLGGSVTVSSVDAKTMTVGTAAVKTKTINDLGGYSASGSLTSAIGSFEASGKFFNFSLPDISEVKSLKAISDLRTRKTVNINILTHLEYGRVQELVSKQGLSFTAAKERAEKEILAAFGFQADSTMFEDISVYHMTEAAANLVTLTDAMETNPSLLDDLLKLTADDIAADGKLGENAVKALIGDAAFNIDVNVNSSNLSAVNNDADVMTYTTHKRYLWGAMFNLGSCNEANLNEVKANQNPNSTIQDKYFACKSDGAWAEAPASFMLSAEVAKTAGACDETTAGKLVTHTDGKQYFCKKNLWSVATADDIAAAQIPTACSSANDRAVAVAGGVSFVCLGGVWTKAAHDAVDYSKGRAMNKKLGRGINFGNSWDAPGVGDGGWSNPISDGDFSTVKNAGFNSVRLPVRWYPGVDAQISGVKEDVQLAIKAGLTVIINSHHHQNVYDAAGNGNFDNAVNTFASEWKKIAQAFDSFSDDAVVFEIFNEPKEPMTNAQVNKLMTAGYNAIRSVSKGKTIMFEGNGYAKFAQIQNLDLPADGNIIFTGHYYDPYSFTHQGHGYDCNGNAKDGISNMAGHFKSYADSAARFYPDVNGGSVPLNMGEFGVANKGQCSSVSDTKREAWVDAVIAQAEKYEMSWQYWCFKNCGGFEASNGGSWYGNMLNVFKKYMK is encoded by the coding sequence ATGAAAAAATCATTGTTAGGCATAGCTTCCATTGTCCCGGTCATGATGCTCGCCGCATGTTCCGACGATGGCTCTTCTACTCCGGCTGCTCAGGATCCGGTTGTTCCTGGTCTTAGCTCTGGTAGCACATTTGTTCCTGGCAGTTCGACTACTACTGGGACGATACCTGTAGTGGTATCTTCCAGTTCTGTTGCTGGGCAGACTGTAACTCCCGAACCAGAAGAAAATCCTGCTGATCAGCCGATTTCTGCGGACGAAAAGAAGGATGATGGAACTTCTTCTGTTGGCTCTTTGACCATTGGTGTTACCGGTGTTGCGGAAGTGGGCCCTCTGAGCTTGGGCGGCTCTGTTACCGTGTCTAGTGTTGATGCGAAAACTATGACCGTTGGCACCGCCGCTGTTAAGACTAAGACAATCAACGATTTGGGCGGTTATAGCGCTTCTGGTTCCTTGACTTCCGCAATCGGTAGTTTTGAAGCCTCTGGTAAGTTCTTCAACTTCTCTCTTCCGGATATTTCTGAAGTGAAGTCTCTGAAGGCTATTTCCGACCTGAGAACTCGCAAGACCGTTAACATTAACATCTTGACTCATCTGGAATATGGTCGTGTACAGGAGTTGGTGTCTAAGCAGGGATTGAGCTTCACTGCCGCTAAGGAACGTGCTGAGAAGGAAATTCTCGCTGCCTTTGGCTTCCAGGCTGATTCCACAATGTTTGAAGATATTTCCGTCTACCACATGACGGAGGCTGCAGCAAATCTCGTTACACTTACGGATGCAATGGAAACAAATCCCTCTTTGCTGGATGATTTGCTGAAGCTTACTGCAGATGACATTGCCGCAGATGGTAAACTGGGTGAAAATGCTGTGAAGGCTCTCATTGGTGACGCCGCATTCAATATTGACGTGAATGTGAACTCTTCCAACCTCTCTGCAGTCAATAACGATGCTGATGTGATGACTTACACCACCCATAAGAGATACCTTTGGGGTGCCATGTTCAATTTGGGTAGCTGTAACGAAGCTAACCTGAATGAAGTGAAGGCTAATCAGAACCCCAACAGTACCATCCAGGACAAGTATTTTGCCTGTAAGTCTGATGGTGCCTGGGCAGAAGCTCCTGCATCGTTCATGTTAAGTGCTGAAGTGGCAAAGACTGCAGGTGCTTGCGATGAGACTACCGCAGGTAAGCTTGTTACACATACCGATGGCAAACAGTATTTCTGTAAGAAGAATCTCTGGTCTGTAGCAACCGCTGATGATATTGCCGCTGCTCAGATTCCTACAGCATGTTCTTCTGCTAACGACAGGGCTGTGGCTGTTGCTGGTGGTGTTTCCTTCGTTTGCTTAGGTGGCGTTTGGACCAAGGCTGCTCATGATGCCGTTGACTACTCCAAGGGTCGTGCCATGAACAAGAAACTTGGTCGCGGTATTAATTTCGGCAACTCCTGGGATGCTCCGGGTGTTGGCGATGGTGGTTGGAGTAATCCCATTAGTGATGGTGATTTCAGTACTGTAAAGAATGCAGGTTTCAATTCTGTTCGTCTCCCGGTTCGTTGGTATCCTGGCGTTGATGCTCAAATTAGCGGTGTTAAGGAAGATGTTCAGTTGGCCATCAAGGCTGGCCTTACCGTAATCATTAATAGCCATCACCATCAGAATGTTTACGATGCTGCCGGTAATGGAAACTTTGATAATGCGGTGAATACCTTTGCCTCCGAGTGGAAAAAGATTGCACAGGCCTTTGACTCCTTCTCGGATGATGCGGTGGTCTTTGAAATCTTTAATGAACCCAAAGAACCCATGACTAACGCTCAGGTGAACAAGCTGATGACTGCTGGTTATAATGCTATCCGCTCCGTGTCTAAGGGTAAGACCATTATGTTTGAAGGCAATGGTTACGCAAAGTTTGCTCAGATTCAGAACCTTGATCTTCCTGCTGATGGAAACATCATCTTTACTGGTCACTATTATGATCCGTATTCATTCACTCACCAGGGACATGGCTATGATTGCAATGGCAATGCAAAGGATGGTATTTCCAATATGGCTGGTCATTTCAAGAGCTATGCAGACTCTGCGGCACGTTTCTATCCGGATGTGAATGGTGGCTCTGTTCCCCTGAATATGGGTGAATTCGGTGTTGCCAACAAGGGACAGTGCAGTAGCGTTTCCGATACCAAGCGCGAAGCTTGGGTGGATGCTGTGATTGCCCAGGCTGAAAAGTATGAGATGAGCTGGCAATACTGGTGCTTCAAGAACTGCGGTGGCTTCGAAGCTTCTAATGGCGGTTCCTGGTATGGCAATATGCTGAACGTCTTCAAGAAGTACATGAAGTAA
- a CDS encoding tandem-95 repeat protein → MRRKNWSVAALLASAGLLASLGVAQEAGEAAANEAPSVSGIPGESIDEGGKFAPIKLDQYVSDDMDKPEQLKWSVSGNKKLKVTISKDRIATIETPDQYWNGNEDITFAATDTKGAVGSETANFNVESVNNPPVVAQIPDQTIDEGQKFNKIRLDDFVTDPDHPKNQMLWEFDITPNGKDQAEGDLNVEIDQNRVATVVIPDPNWYGSAKIKFTATDGEYASDSKTAIFTVKPINDAPVMQKLPDQTIEEKNEFESISLTDFVTDVDDDVSKLKWTITGGKDLKIDVDKYGTANIKIPNEYWNGSETFTVTCTDAAGASASSKLTLTVKSINDPPEFVQEVPEQTIEEKQEFKPIDLSQLVKDPDHPYEQLKWTVSGNKDLKVNIAGKTATIKTPNKLWNGSESLKFKVCDPEGACAESENSFTVNSVNDVPVFVKTIPSQSIDEKKTFAKIKLDDYIDDADHKKSELSWEAEVKHQGKEPESGTLNVNIDENHVASIEIPDVYWNGTAIVTFTCTDPEGAAVKQNVTLAVRSINDLPVFKKIPDQTIEEKNEFNSINLEEFLSDADHDISKLKVEITGNKDIKVDYNQKTRDVSFKTPNELWNGSETLTFTATDPEGGVAKTQMKLTVKSINDPPVMKDIPEQTIKEKQQFKTVELDKYVEDLDHSKDKLKWSVTGQRELKVSIDGNRVLKVTPPSPQWNGSETLTIKVTDPEGATDERTIAYTVESVNDVPEFVKQIAPQTIKEKGQFTAIKLGEMVRDLDNKLSDLTFSVDVKSTVKGKDAGLTVEIDAQQVAKINIPNKFWNGADEITFTVTDPEGASASSKALFTVQSVNDVPTLKKVPDQMIEEKQEFASINLAELAHDDDHDFKQLKWTVSGNKDLKIEISKDGVATIKTPSKMWNGSEKVTFTVTDPEGASAKSDAVFTVKSINDPPVMKDIASQTIKEKGEFKSIDLNEYVSDLDHDKKNLKWTVSGNKDLKIVIDANKIATINTPNKYWNGSEKVTFTVTDPEGAMDKRTVTFTVESVNDLPVFTKPIKDQTIQEKREFAIINLNDIVNDPDHKSEQLTWSFDVKGAKGAPKGYTPKLTVSVDDQRMAKVVIPSKYWNGAEEITFKVEDPEGGKASCTALFTVTSVNDAPVIGKINDQTIEEKQQFADFDLAAIVKDPDHAFDKLKIEVSGAKDLKVNVGKDGKVSVKTPSNLWNGSEKLTFTVTDPEGASAKTTAAFTVKSINDPPVMKDIADQKIKEKGSFKSFNLDDYVTDLDHPKAKLKWKIEGAKELKVAMDASHNVSIAQPNQYWHGSEKIKFSVVDPEGATDSRTVTFTVESVNDAPAFVRELKDQSIDEKKEFAKIKLDDLVNDPDHQKGELKWSFDVKPAKVGAAEPAAKGKKPAKKAEAETAAPATETLKVKVETVNGQRVAVIAIPNKYWNGAADITFNVTDPEGAKASKTAHFEVRSINDAPKISDKAPKGETITEGGRFKTIDLSTLATDPDHKTTQLKWSVSGNKQLKVDLRKDNTAIVSVPHDQWNGKEMITFTVTDPEGASANVKMLFEVTRVNDAPVLVKKIPDQKIKEKETFKQIKLDEYVKDPDNKPNELIWSVSGNKKLKAEISPSRVLTVSAPDPYFWCAPEAIVIMVKDPEGLATSQIVNFEITSVNDAPVMKDIPPQKIKEKGTFKEIDLNKFVKDPDHANNELTWTVKVAKVSAAAAPAKKPAKKAAKKGAKEAEPAAEPVDEFQVEIDSKNIARVKLPNKYWNGERNVTFTVTDPEGAKDSRTVNFLVESVNDAPVIKPIAVQSIEEKKQFEPIDLTQYVSDPDHKFEQLKFQLSEPRALKASINAKKQLVVTTPDKYWNGTEKIKLDVFDPEEAKASVQIVFEVTPVNDPPVIKHIAGQKIKEKEKFQVVDLSKAAEDPDNKPNELHWTVTGNKALKVDIKGNRAQILTPNPNWFGKETLTFTVKDIAGASASATATFEVTPVNDPPVLKPVQPFTIDEKKTFAPFDFSKVVSDPDNKLEELIWTLDNETPASKNAKAGGKKGKAAKGGEPAVKHELHFEISDKGVLTCDIPNKLWNGSEVVTVNVFDPAGEKASIQVKYTVKPVNDPPVVKEIPGQETFEGKPFKTIKLDQYVSDPDHKVSEIKWKVSGAKNLAVEINGNREANIRPKKGDWFGEETLVFTAQDPAGGMDKTVAKFVVKHVNAAPIMKPFREDGYTIKEDDKGGVIATFNLQQIARDKDHRFEDLKWSFTGNKFLVVKYDKFKKTVSVEQPHENWNGKPEKITFTVTDPEGAKASQSAIFTVMPVNDLPVASNMTYMTQEGDELKVPASEGLMSAVTDADGEKPVSVQVVQKPRNGKITLNEKDGSFTYMPNKGFSGLDEFTYKAKDPNGAFSNIATAEVNVSFKMNDLRGGKKADKKADAKKEEPKAEEKAPKGKKKRK, encoded by the coding sequence ATGAGACGAAAGAATTGGTCTGTGGCGGCGCTCCTAGCTTCTGCTGGACTCCTTGCTTCACTAGGTGTGGCACAGGAAGCTGGCGAGGCAGCTGCAAATGAAGCCCCGTCTGTAAGTGGAATTCCTGGTGAATCTATTGACGAAGGTGGCAAGTTTGCCCCCATCAAGTTGGACCAGTATGTGTCCGACGATATGGATAAGCCGGAACAGCTGAAGTGGTCCGTTAGTGGCAACAAGAAGTTGAAGGTCACTATTTCCAAGGATCGCATTGCGACCATCGAAACCCCAGATCAGTACTGGAATGGTAACGAAGACATCACCTTCGCTGCCACCGATACCAAGGGTGCTGTCGGTTCCGAAACAGCAAACTTCAATGTTGAATCCGTGAACAATCCTCCGGTGGTGGCTCAGATTCCTGACCAGACCATCGATGAAGGTCAGAAGTTCAACAAGATCCGTCTGGATGACTTCGTCACTGACCCCGACCATCCCAAGAACCAGATGCTTTGGGAATTTGATATTACTCCCAATGGCAAGGACCAGGCTGAAGGCGACCTGAACGTGGAAATCGACCAGAACCGCGTTGCAACCGTTGTCATTCCTGACCCCAACTGGTATGGCTCTGCTAAGATTAAGTTCACCGCAACTGATGGTGAATATGCTAGCGATTCCAAGACTGCAATCTTTACTGTGAAGCCCATCAATGACGCTCCTGTCATGCAGAAGCTTCCGGACCAGACCATCGAAGAAAAGAACGAATTCGAATCCATCAGCCTCACTGATTTCGTGACTGACGTGGATGACGATGTCTCCAAGCTGAAGTGGACCATCACTGGCGGTAAGGACCTGAAGATCGATGTGGATAAGTACGGTACCGCAAACATCAAGATTCCTAACGAATATTGGAACGGTTCCGAAACATTCACCGTTACCTGCACTGACGCTGCTGGTGCTTCTGCAAGCTCCAAGCTCACTCTTACCGTGAAGTCCATCAACGATCCTCCTGAATTTGTCCAGGAAGTTCCTGAACAGACCATCGAAGAAAAGCAGGAATTCAAGCCCATCGACCTGTCTCAGTTGGTTAAGGATCCGGATCATCCTTACGAACAACTTAAGTGGACCGTCTCCGGCAATAAGGACCTGAAGGTCAATATCGCTGGCAAGACTGCTACCATCAAGACTCCGAACAAGCTGTGGAACGGTAGCGAATCCCTCAAGTTCAAGGTTTGCGACCCGGAAGGTGCTTGCGCAGAATCTGAAAACTCCTTCACCGTTAACTCTGTGAATGACGTTCCGGTATTCGTGAAGACCATCCCCAGCCAGTCTATCGACGAAAAGAAGACTTTCGCAAAGATCAAGCTTGACGATTACATCGATGACGCTGACCACAAGAAGAGCGAACTCTCTTGGGAAGCTGAAGTGAAGCACCAGGGCAAGGAACCTGAATCCGGTACCTTGAATGTGAACATCGATGAAAACCATGTGGCTTCCATCGAAATTCCGGATGTCTACTGGAACGGTACCGCAATCGTTACCTTCACCTGTACTGACCCGGAAGGTGCTGCAGTCAAGCAGAATGTTACTTTGGCTGTAAGATCTATCAACGATCTTCCTGTGTTCAAGAAGATTCCTGACCAGACCATCGAAGAAAAGAACGAATTCAATTCCATCAATCTGGAAGAATTCCTCTCCGATGCTGACCATGATATCTCCAAGCTGAAGGTTGAAATTACCGGTAACAAGGATATCAAGGTTGACTACAACCAGAAGACTCGCGACGTTTCCTTCAAGACTCCGAACGAACTCTGGAACGGTTCTGAAACTCTGACCTTCACTGCAACTGACCCGGAAGGCGGCGTTGCTAAGACTCAGATGAAGCTCACCGTGAAGTCCATCAACGATCCTCCTGTCATGAAGGATATTCCGGAACAGACCATCAAGGAAAAGCAGCAGTTCAAGACTGTGGAACTGGACAAGTATGTCGAAGATCTCGACCATTCCAAGGACAAGCTGAAGTGGTCCGTTACTGGTCAGCGTGAACTGAAGGTTTCTATTGACGGTAACCGTGTCCTGAAGGTAACTCCGCCGAGCCCGCAGTGGAACGGCTCCGAAACTCTCACCATCAAGGTGACCGACCCGGAAGGCGCAACCGACGAACGTACTATCGCTTACACTGTTGAATCCGTGAACGATGTTCCGGAATTCGTAAAGCAGATTGCTCCTCAGACCATCAAGGAAAAGGGCCAGTTCACCGCTATCAAGCTGGGCGAAATGGTTCGCGACCTGGATAACAAGCTTAGCGACCTGACCTTCTCTGTCGACGTGAAGTCTACTGTTAAGGGTAAGGACGCTGGTCTTACTGTTGAAATTGATGCTCAGCAGGTTGCAAAGATCAATATTCCCAACAAGTTCTGGAACGGTGCTGATGAAATCACCTTTACTGTTACCGATCCGGAAGGTGCAAGTGCTTCTTCTAAGGCTCTCTTCACCGTTCAGTCCGTGAACGATGTTCCGACCCTCAAGAAGGTTCCTGACCAGATGATTGAAGAAAAGCAGGAATTTGCTTCTATCAATCTTGCTGAACTTGCTCATGATGATGACCACGACTTCAAGCAGCTGAAGTGGACTGTTTCCGGCAACAAGGACTTGAAGATTGAAATCTCCAAGGATGGTGTTGCTACTATCAAGACTCCGTCCAAGATGTGGAACGGTTCTGAAAAGGTTACCTTCACTGTTACTGACCCGGAAGGCGCTTCTGCAAAGAGCGATGCTGTGTTCACTGTGAAGTCCATCAACGATCCTCCCGTCATGAAGGATATTGCTAGCCAGACTATCAAGGAAAAGGGTGAATTCAAGTCTATCGACCTGAACGAATACGTTTCCGATCTGGACCACGACAAGAAGAACCTGAAGTGGACTGTTTCTGGCAACAAGGATCTGAAGATCGTTATTGACGCTAACAAGATTGCTACCATCAACACTCCGAACAAGTACTGGAACGGTTCCGAAAAGGTTACCTTCACTGTTACTGACCCGGAAGGTGCAATGGACAAGCGTACCGTTACCTTCACTGTTGAATCTGTGAACGACCTGCCGGTATTCACCAAGCCCATCAAGGATCAGACCATCCAGGAAAAGCGTGAATTCGCTATTATCAACCTGAATGATATTGTCAACGATCCGGACCACAAGTCTGAACAGCTTACCTGGTCCTTCGATGTGAAGGGTGCTAAGGGTGCTCCTAAGGGTTATACTCCCAAGCTGACCGTCTCTGTGGACGACCAGCGTATGGCTAAGGTTGTGATCCCGTCCAAGTACTGGAATGGCGCTGAAGAAATCACCTTCAAGGTGGAAGACCCGGAAGGTGGCAAGGCTTCTTGCACCGCTCTGTTCACTGTAACTTCTGTGAACGACGCTCCTGTTATTGGTAAGATCAACGATCAGACCATCGAAGAAAAGCAGCAGTTTGCAGACTTTGACCTGGCTGCCATCGTTAAGGATCCGGACCATGCATTTGATAAGTTGAAGATTGAAGTTTCTGGTGCTAAGGACCTGAAGGTGAATGTGGGCAAGGACGGTAAGGTTTCCGTGAAGACCCCGAGCAATCTGTGGAATGGTTCTGAAAAGCTGACCTTCACTGTTACTGACCCGGAAGGTGCTTCTGCAAAGACCACCGCCGCCTTTACCGTGAAGTCCATCAACGATCCTCCTGTCATGAAGGATATTGCTGACCAGAAGATCAAGGAAAAGGGCTCCTTCAAGTCCTTCAACCTGGATGACTATGTTACTGACCTCGACCATCCGAAGGCCAAGCTGAAGTGGAAGATTGAAGGCGCCAAGGAACTTAAGGTTGCCATGGATGCAAGCCACAATGTTTCTATTGCTCAGCCCAACCAGTACTGGCATGGTTCCGAAAAGATTAAGTTCTCTGTTGTTGACCCGGAAGGTGCTACTGACAGCCGTACCGTTACCTTCACCGTTGAATCTGTGAACGATGCTCCTGCCTTTGTTCGTGAACTGAAGGATCAGTCCATTGACGAAAAGAAGGAATTCGCAAAGATCAAGCTGGATGACCTGGTCAATGACCCGGATCACCAGAAGGGTGAACTGAAGTGGAGCTTCGATGTGAAGCCTGCTAAGGTTGGCGCTGCAGAACCTGCTGCTAAGGGCAAGAAGCCTGCAAAGAAGGCTGAAGCCGAAACTGCCGCACCTGCAACTGAAACTCTCAAGGTCAAGGTTGAAACTGTTAACGGTCAGCGTGTTGCTGTAATCGCTATTCCCAACAAGTACTGGAATGGCGCTGCAGACATTACCTTTAACGTAACCGACCCGGAAGGCGCTAAGGCTTCCAAGACTGCACACTTTGAAGTTCGTTCCATTAACGATGCTCCGAAGATTTCCGATAAGGCTCCGAAGGGTGAGACCATTACTGAAGGTGGCCGCTTCAAGACCATCGACCTGTCCACTCTCGCTACTGACCCGGATCACAAGACTACTCAGCTGAAGTGGAGTGTTTCTGGCAACAAGCAGCTGAAGGTTGATCTCCGTAAGGATAACACTGCAATCGTCTCCGTGCCTCACGACCAGTGGAATGGCAAGGAAATGATCACCTTCACCGTTACTGACCCGGAAGGTGCTTCTGCTAACGTGAAGATGCTCTTCGAAGTGACCCGCGTGAACGACGCTCCGGTGCTTGTAAAGAAGATTCCTGACCAGAAGATTAAGGAAAAGGAAACCTTCAAGCAGATTAAGCTTGACGAATACGTCAAGGACCCGGATAACAAGCCCAATGAACTCATCTGGTCTGTCTCTGGCAACAAGAAGCTGAAGGCTGAAATTTCTCCGAGCCGCGTGCTGACTGTTAGCGCTCCTGATCCGTACTTCTGGTGCGCTCCGGAAGCAATTGTCATCATGGTGAAGGACCCGGAAGGTCTCGCAACCTCTCAGATCGTGAACTTCGAAATCACTTCTGTGAATGACGCTCCTGTGATGAAGGATATTCCTCCCCAGAAGATCAAGGAAAAGGGTACCTTCAAGGAAATCGACTTGAACAAGTTCGTGAAGGATCCGGACCATGCTAATAATGAACTGACCTGGACCGTTAAGGTTGCCAAGGTTTCCGCTGCCGCCGCTCCTGCCAAGAAGCCTGCCAAGAAGGCTGCTAAGAAGGGTGCCAAGGAAGCTGAACCTGCTGCAGAACCTGTTGATGAATTCCAGGTTGAAATTGACAGCAAGAACATTGCTCGCGTCAAGCTGCCGAACAAGTACTGGAATGGCGAACGTAACGTGACCTTCACTGTTACCGACCCGGAAGGTGCTAAGGATTCTCGCACTGTTAACTTCCTCGTGGAATCTGTGAACGATGCTCCGGTGATCAAGCCTATCGCAGTCCAGTCCATCGAAGAAAAGAAGCAGTTCGAACCCATCGACCTTACTCAGTATGTATCCGATCCTGACCACAAGTTCGAACAGCTGAAGTTCCAGCTCTCTGAACCTCGTGCACTGAAGGCTTCCATCAATGCTAAGAAGCAGCTGGTGGTGACCACTCCGGACAAGTACTGGAACGGTACCGAAAAGATCAAGCTGGATGTATTTGACCCGGAAGAAGCTAAGGCATCTGTCCAGATCGTCTTCGAAGTGACTCCGGTGAACGATCCTCCTGTCATCAAGCATATTGCTGGCCAGAAGATCAAGGAAAAGGAAAAGTTCCAGGTTGTAGACCTGTCCAAGGCTGCTGAAGACCCGGATAACAAGCCCAATGAACTCCACTGGACTGTTACTGGCAACAAGGCCCTGAAGGTTGACATCAAGGGTAATCGTGCCCAGATCCTTACTCCGAACCCCAACTGGTTCGGCAAGGAAACCCTGACCTTTACCGTTAAGGACATTGCAGGTGCTTCTGCTTCTGCAACCGCTACCTTCGAAGTGACTCCGGTGAACGATCCTCCTGTTCTGAAGCCGGTTCAGCCCTTCACTATTGACGAAAAGAAGACTTTCGCACCCTTCGACTTCAGCAAGGTTGTCAGCGATCCTGATAACAAGCTGGAAGAATTGATCTGGACTCTGGACAACGAAACTCCGGCTTCCAAGAATGCTAAGGCTGGTGGTAAGAAGGGTAAGGCTGCTAAGGGTGGTGAACCTGCCGTTAAGCATGAACTGCACTTCGAAATTAGCGATAAGGGCGTCCTTACCTGCGACATCCCCAACAAGCTGTGGAACGGTTCTGAAGTTGTGACTGTGAACGTCTTTGACCCGGCTGGCGAAAAGGCTTCCATCCAGGTGAAGTACACCGTTAAGCCGGTGAACGATCCTCCTGTTGTTAAGGAAATCCCGGGCCAGGAAACCTTCGAAGGCAAGCCCTTCAAGACCATCAAGCTGGACCAGTACGTATCTGACCCCGACCATAAGGTTTCTGAAATCAAGTGGAAGGTCTCCGGTGCTAAGAACCTCGCTGTGGAAATCAACGGTAACCGCGAAGCCAATATCCGCCCGAAGAAGGGTGACTGGTTTGGCGAAGAAACCCTGGTGTTCACCGCTCAGGATCCTGCTGGTGGCATGGATAAGACTGTTGCCAAGTTTGTCGTCAAGCATGTGAATGCAGCTCCGATCATGAAGCCCTTCCGTGAAGATGGCTACACCATTAAGGAAGACGATAAGGGTGGCGTTATTGCAACCTTCAACCTGCAGCAGATTGCTCGTGATAAGGACCATCGCTTTGAAGACCTGAAGTGGAGCTTCACTGGCAATAAGTTCCTGGTTGTGAAGTACGACAAGTTCAAGAAGACGGTCTCTGTGGAACAGCCTCATGAAAACTGGAACGGCAAGCCGGAAAAGATTACCTTTACGGTAACCGACCCGGAAGGTGCTAAGGCTAGCCAGAGCGCAATCTTCACCGTTATGCCGGTGAATGACCTGCCGGTTGCAAGCAACATGACTTACATGACTCAGGAAGGCGACGAACTGAAGGTTCCTGCTTCCGAAGGTCTCATGTCTGCTGTGACCGACGCCGATGGCGAAAAGCCCGTATCTGTTCAAGTTGTCCAGAAGCCGCGCAACGGTAAGATTACCCTGAACGAAAAGGATGGTTCCTTCACCTATATGCCGAATAAGGGCTTCTCCGGTCTGGATGAATTCACTTACAAGGCTAAGGATCCTAACGGCGCATTCTCCAACATTGCAACTGCAGAAGTCAACGTCAGCTTCAAGATGAATGACCTCCGCGGTGGCAAGAAGGCTGATAAGAAGGCCGATGCCAAGAAGGAAGAACCTAAGGCTGAAGAAAAGGCTCCCAAGGGCAAGAAGAAGCGTAAGTAA
- a CDS encoding M23 family metallopeptidase, which translates to MRYKVLDYLYKQGGLTLFAFTGKLDLPLEALQNTALALNAGARFVVIDFTGKTESSGGIYIHDLLERLITKQELDSLGDQSCIISGTRLFPSNDEQFRNLYHNLHLIQERVPQIVGIVSMEMSREEAAYIPLITRLLVIAGEDQQFACEQIEDLKGLQQTNILWLFDQKPHKKRFPKATATINASQSFTKECRALCEKMNWAKDANTFAKTIESLHKVQILSRNPLDGIPKLFRKFFPIFLAIAVLVPFFFVSKLEPNVSNTRNRIHERDVITTAPFFEYTFDGKDNLNRIARYGIGRFNAIVADEKMVKKYADITLDENGYSANNWTKENNHIIPPAGTVIKFSRPEIFEQTSTDSTGSAWKYWTSIFSDSIAYLTEFYHENQTQTDRKHQAIDVAGRQGARILAPFSAKAWTSKDERGGIIIGLVHEKQVIVFMHCDKLLYLDGQEVMAGDPIATVGTSGHTTGPHAHIVTGVVDKNGTKRLGNIKYKVIDPITWYYRFKPKSLK; encoded by the coding sequence ATGCGCTATAAGGTTCTAGACTACTTGTATAAGCAGGGTGGTCTAACCCTTTTTGCCTTTACCGGCAAATTGGATTTACCCCTAGAAGCCTTGCAAAACACAGCGCTGGCATTAAACGCCGGCGCTCGTTTTGTTGTCATTGACTTTACTGGAAAAACAGAATCCTCCGGCGGAATCTACATCCATGATTTGCTGGAAAGACTCATTACAAAGCAGGAGCTGGATAGCCTCGGCGATCAGTCCTGCATTATTTCAGGAACAAGGCTTTTTCCTTCCAACGACGAGCAGTTTAGAAACCTCTATCACAATCTCCATCTAATTCAGGAACGAGTCCCGCAAATTGTTGGAATCGTCTCCATGGAGATGTCCCGAGAGGAAGCCGCTTACATCCCCTTGATTACAAGACTTCTTGTGATTGCAGGAGAAGATCAGCAATTCGCATGTGAACAGATTGAAGACTTGAAGGGTTTACAACAAACTAACATTCTCTGGCTGTTCGACCAGAAGCCCCACAAGAAACGCTTTCCTAAGGCAACTGCGACAATCAACGCAAGTCAATCTTTCACGAAGGAATGCAGAGCATTATGCGAAAAGATGAATTGGGCCAAAGACGCCAATACTTTCGCAAAGACCATTGAAAGCCTTCACAAGGTTCAGATTCTCTCAAGGAACCCTCTAGACGGCATTCCAAAATTGTTCCGGAAGTTCTTCCCCATCTTCCTGGCAATCGCGGTCCTGGTTCCGTTCTTTTTCGTTTCCAAATTGGAACCCAATGTTTCCAATACCCGCAATAGAATTCACGAACGCGACGTAATCACCACAGCGCCTTTCTTCGAATACACCTTCGACGGAAAGGACAACCTGAATCGAATTGCACGCTATGGAATTGGACGCTTCAACGCTATTGTCGCCGACGAAAAGATGGTGAAGAAATATGCGGATATCACTCTGGACGAAAACGGATATTCCGCAAACAATTGGACCAAGGAAAACAACCACATCATTCCCCCAGCAGGAACGGTCATCAAGTTCTCCCGTCCGGAAATATTTGAACAAACTTCCACAGACTCCACCGGATCTGCATGGAAATACTGGACTTCCATTTTCTCGGATAGCATCGCCTACCTTACGGAATTCTATCACGAGAATCAGACCCAGACCGATCGAAAGCATCAAGCGATTGACGTGGCAGGCAGGCAGGGCGCAAGAATCCTAGCCCCCTTCTCCGCAAAGGCATGGACCAGCAAGGATGAACGAGGCGGCATCATTATCGGACTTGTTCATGAAAAACAAGTAATCGTCTTTATGCATTGCGACAAGCTGCTTTATTTGGACGGCCAGGAAGTCATGGCAGGAGACCCCATTGCCACCGTAGGAACTTCCGGACACACCACCGGTCCTCACGCCCATATCGTTACAGGCGTCGTTGACAAAAACGGGACAAAACGCCTCGGAAATATTAAGTACAAGGTAATTGACCCCATCACTTGGTATTACCGATTCAAGCCCAAATCATTGAAGTAA